A window of Amycolatopsis australiensis contains these coding sequences:
- a CDS encoding enoyl-CoA hydratase/isomerase family protein encodes MTQQVRLDRDGGLAVLTVDAPPLNLYTASLQSDLSAAIGALEETPARALLVRAEGRIVSGGVDVSLFDAQGSAAEAKVLFDEMLAVPDRIAALPFPTVFAAHGLCLTWAFEVAVACDVILAASRAKFGLVEKVVGLTPTMGGTQRLAARAGVGRAKEFVMTGDTYDAATLERWNVVNRVLPDEGFDAAARAFAAKLAEGPTRAHAATKRVLDHFSAGGVAEANAHITAIAAELFETEDLRNAVKSFLADGPGKATFSGR; translated from the coding sequence ATGACTCAGCAGGTCCGCCTCGATCGTGACGGCGGGCTCGCCGTCCTGACCGTCGACGCTCCGCCGTTGAACCTCTACACGGCTTCGCTGCAGTCGGACCTGTCCGCCGCGATCGGCGCGCTGGAGGAAACGCCGGCGCGGGCGCTGCTCGTCCGCGCCGAGGGCAGGATCGTCAGCGGCGGCGTCGACGTCTCGCTGTTCGACGCCCAGGGCTCGGCCGCCGAGGCGAAGGTGCTCTTCGACGAGATGCTCGCGGTGCCGGACCGGATCGCCGCGCTGCCGTTCCCGACCGTGTTCGCCGCCCATGGCCTGTGCCTGACCTGGGCGTTCGAGGTCGCCGTGGCGTGCGACGTCATCCTCGCCGCGTCGCGCGCGAAGTTCGGGCTGGTCGAGAAGGTCGTCGGGCTGACGCCGACGATGGGCGGCACCCAGCGGCTCGCCGCGCGCGCCGGCGTCGGCCGCGCGAAGGAGTTCGTGATGACCGGCGACACCTACGACGCCGCGACGCTCGAGCGCTGGAACGTCGTGAACCGCGTCCTGCCCGACGAGGGTTTCGACGCCGCGGCGCGGGCTTTCGCGGCGAAGCTGGCCGAGGGGCCCACGCGCGCCCACGCGGCGACCAAACGCGTTCTCGACCACTTCTCCGCGGGCGGGGTTGCGGAGGCCAACGCGCACATCACGGCGATCGCGGCGGAGCTGTTCGAAACCGAAGATCTCCGCAACGCCGTGAAGTCCTTTCTCGCCGACGGGCCGGGGAAAGCGACCTTCTCGGGACGTTAA
- a CDS encoding PaaX family transcriptional regulator: MGEPAPPVTLGRRPKPREGRPSAPRPTVSRRREVSHASARSLLMTVLGEYALPRDKPVWTSMLVEVLGILDVEEKSARQALARSAAEGWVVSERVGRRVRWSLTPPGRRLLTEGAERIYAFGREERRWNGQWLMLIVSVPEAKRDLRHRLRTRLTWAGFGSPVAGVWVSPDLSRQREAQQIVSELGLDAQAMSFTAAYGEVGEQETMVARSWDLTELKDRYEDFIDRFTGLHPTGGRAVLRAQTELVHEWRRFPFLDPQLPAELLPAKWSGTKAAELFHHKHVDWRPEAQQYWDDIVAAEEAG, encoded by the coding sequence ATGGGCGAACCCGCTCCCCCGGTCACCCTCGGCCGCCGGCCGAAACCGAGGGAAGGCCGCCCGTCCGCGCCGCGCCCCACGGTGAGCCGGCGCCGCGAGGTCAGCCACGCCAGCGCGCGGTCGCTGCTGATGACCGTGCTCGGCGAGTACGCGCTGCCCCGGGACAAGCCGGTGTGGACGTCGATGCTGGTCGAGGTGCTCGGCATCCTGGACGTCGAGGAGAAGTCGGCGCGGCAGGCGCTGGCCCGGTCCGCCGCCGAGGGCTGGGTGGTCTCCGAGCGCGTCGGGCGCCGCGTGCGCTGGTCGCTGACCCCGCCGGGGCGCCGTCTGCTCACCGAGGGCGCGGAACGGATCTACGCCTTCGGGCGCGAGGAACGCCGCTGGAACGGGCAGTGGCTGATGCTCATCGTCTCGGTGCCGGAGGCCAAGCGCGACCTGCGGCACCGCCTGCGCACGCGGCTGACCTGGGCGGGCTTCGGCTCGCCGGTCGCCGGTGTCTGGGTCAGCCCGGACCTGAGCCGGCAGCGGGAGGCGCAGCAGATCGTCAGCGAGCTGGGGCTCGACGCCCAGGCGATGTCCTTCACCGCCGCGTACGGCGAGGTCGGCGAGCAGGAGACCATGGTCGCCCGGTCGTGGGACCTGACCGAGCTGAAGGACCGCTACGAAGACTTCATCGACCGGTTCACCGGCCTGCACCCGACGGGTGGCCGGGCGGTGCTGCGGGCGCAGACCGAGCTGGTGCACGAGTGGCGGCGGTTCCCGTTCCTCGACCCGCAGCTGCCGGCCGAGCTGCTGCCCGCCAAGTGGAGCGGGACGAAGGCGGCGGAACTGTTCCATCACAAACACGTCGACTGGCGCCCCGAAGCCCAGCAGTATTGGGACGACATCGTCGCCGCCGAAGAAGCAGGGTGA
- a CDS encoding ABC-F family ATP-binding cassette domain-containing protein, with translation MSATLVAKDLAAGHGDRTLFSGLDLVVAPGDVVGLVGANGAGKSTLLRTLAGLAKPDGGEIRLNPPTATVGHLPQEPERREGESVRAFLARRTGVSSAQADLDAATEALTAGEAGADDRYATALDRWLALGGADLDDRAAEVADDLGLAVDLDQLMTSLSGGQAARAGLASLLLSRYDVFLLDEPTNDLDLDGLARLERFVSGLRAATVLVSHDREFLARTVDRVVELDLVQQQVNVYGGGYEAYLEEREVARRHAREQYEEYADTKSALEARGRMQRAWMEKGVKNARRKQPDNDKAARKFRTEATEKQASKARQTDRMIERLEVVEEPRKEWELRMEIAAAPRAGAVVATLRGAVVRRGGFTLGPVDLQIDWADKVAITGANGSGKSTLLAAMLGRAVLDEGSATLGPGVVVGEVDQARRLFLGDVPLAEAFAREVPEFADAEVRTLLAKFGLKAAHVLRPAATLSPGERTRAALALLQARGVNLLVLDEPTNHLDLPAIEQLESALDTYPGTLLLVTHDRRMLDAVHVTRRLEVDGGKVREL, from the coding sequence ATGAGCGCAACCCTCGTCGCGAAGGACCTCGCCGCCGGCCACGGTGACCGCACCCTCTTCTCCGGCCTCGACCTCGTGGTCGCGCCGGGCGACGTCGTCGGCCTGGTCGGCGCCAACGGCGCCGGCAAGTCGACGCTGCTGCGGACGCTGGCCGGGCTGGCCAAGCCGGACGGCGGCGAGATCCGCCTGAACCCGCCGACGGCGACCGTCGGGCACCTGCCCCAGGAGCCCGAACGGCGCGAAGGCGAGTCGGTGCGGGCGTTCCTGGCGCGGCGCACCGGCGTGTCGTCGGCCCAGGCCGACCTCGACGCGGCGACCGAAGCGCTGACGGCGGGCGAAGCGGGCGCGGACGACCGGTACGCCACGGCGCTCGACCGGTGGCTCGCCCTCGGCGGCGCCGACCTCGACGACCGCGCCGCCGAAGTGGCGGACGACCTGGGCTTGGCGGTCGATCTGGACCAGCTGATGACGTCCCTGTCGGGCGGCCAGGCCGCGCGGGCCGGGCTCGCGTCGCTGCTGCTGAGCCGCTACGACGTCTTCCTGCTCGACGAGCCGACCAACGACCTCGACCTGGACGGGCTGGCCCGGCTGGAGCGGTTCGTGTCAGGCCTGCGGGCCGCGACGGTGCTGGTGAGCCACGACCGGGAGTTCCTGGCCCGTACGGTCGACCGCGTCGTCGAGCTGGATCTGGTGCAGCAGCAGGTGAACGTCTACGGCGGCGGATACGAGGCGTACCTGGAAGAGCGCGAGGTCGCCCGGCGCCACGCGCGGGAGCAGTACGAGGAGTACGCGGACACGAAGTCCGCGCTCGAAGCGCGCGGCCGGATGCAGCGGGCGTGGATGGAGAAGGGCGTCAAGAACGCCCGCCGGAAGCAGCCGGACAACGACAAGGCGGCGCGTAAGTTTCGCACGGAGGCGACCGAGAAGCAGGCGTCGAAGGCGCGGCAGACGGACCGGATGATCGAACGGCTGGAGGTCGTCGAGGAGCCGCGCAAGGAGTGGGAGCTGCGGATGGAGATCGCCGCGGCCCCACGGGCGGGCGCGGTGGTCGCGACCCTGCGCGGTGCGGTGGTTCGGCGGGGCGGGTTCACGCTGGGGCCGGTGGACCTGCAGATCGACTGGGCGGACAAGGTCGCGATCACGGGCGCCAACGGCTCGGGCAAGTCGACGCTCCTGGCGGCGATGCTGGGCCGAGCTGTCCTCGATGAAGGCAGCGCGACGCTGGGTCCGGGCGTGGTGGTCGGCGAGGTCGATCAGGCCCGGCGGCTGTTCCTCGGTGACGTGCCGCTGGCTGAGGCGTTCGCGCGGGAGGTGCCGGAGTTCGCCGACGCGGAGGTTCGGACGTTGCTGGCGAAGTTCGGCCTGAAGGCGGCGCACGTGTTGCGTCCAGCTGCGACGCTGTCGCCGGGCGAGCGGACGCGTGCGGCGTTGGCGTTGTTGCAGGCGCGTGGGGTGAACCTGCTGGTGCTCGACGAGCCGACCAACCACCTTGACCTGCCGGCGATCGAGCAGCTCGAGTCGGCGCTGGACACGTACCCGGGGACGCTTCTGCTGGTGACCCACGATCGTCGGATGCTGGACGCCGTGCATGTCACGCGCCGCTTGGAGGTCGACGGTGGCAAGGTCCGCGAGTTGTGA
- a CDS encoding carbohydrate ABC transporter permease, protein MTRSWLRPSVALLVSAVFFVPLYLVLANVVKRGELIAKEPASLPLPPTLANIHAVLTRPDGLFWVSLTNSIVVTVLSILVLTVLSAMLGHYLARSGKRWTKVLTLVLLAGLMIPPQVILIPITDVLRVTHLMATLQGLILFNVGYYVPFGVFVFTGFIRGVPVELEEAALLDGASRMQVFWRVVFPLLRPATASVLIFLGVWIWNDFIDPLIILGPSQGTTITTGIYRSIGQYQADLGSVFALMFLATLPVLIFYLALQKQFVKGLTGGATKG, encoded by the coding sequence GTGACCCGCTCCTGGCTGCGGCCGTCGGTCGCGTTGCTGGTCAGCGCGGTGTTCTTCGTGCCGCTGTATCTGGTGCTGGCGAACGTGGTCAAGCGGGGCGAGCTGATCGCGAAGGAGCCGGCGTCGCTGCCGCTGCCGCCGACGCTGGCGAACATCCACGCGGTGCTGACCCGCCCGGACGGCCTGTTCTGGGTCAGCTTGACCAACAGCATCGTGGTCACGGTGCTGTCGATTCTGGTGCTGACGGTGCTGTCGGCCATGCTCGGGCATTACCTGGCGCGGTCGGGCAAGCGGTGGACGAAAGTGCTGACGCTCGTGCTGCTGGCTGGGCTGATGATCCCGCCGCAGGTGATCCTGATCCCGATCACGGACGTCCTGCGGGTGACGCACCTGATGGCGACGCTGCAGGGGCTGATCCTGTTCAACGTGGGGTATTACGTGCCGTTCGGCGTGTTCGTGTTCACGGGCTTCATCCGCGGGGTGCCGGTGGAGCTGGAGGAGGCGGCACTGCTGGACGGCGCGAGCCGCATGCAGGTGTTCTGGCGGGTGGTGTTCCCACTGCTGCGCCCGGCAACGGCGTCGGTGTTGATCTTCCTGGGCGTGTGGATCTGGAACGACTTCATCGACCCGCTGATCATCCTCGGTCCCAGCCAGGGCACGACGATCACGACGGGGATCTACCGGTCGATCGGGCAGTATCAGGCGGATCTGGGAAGCGTGTTCGCCCTGATGTTCCTGGCGACGCTGCCGGTGTTGATTTTCTATCTTGCGTTGCAGAAGCAGTTCGTGAAGGGCTTGACCGGAGGTGCGACGAAGGGTTGA
- a CDS encoding carbohydrate ABC transporter permease has protein sequence MAAVVSPPAAPSARRSPAHRRRRKPVLPRVWHFASFGAPGVLVYLCFVMAPILISFGYSLTNYNPFNPPVKFVGFGNYQLLFTDEQFLTALKVTTILTVIVVVVPNVLGLGVALLLDRKGWLYNALRSVFFTPVILSSVVVSIVWSRLLDDQGPLNNLLRALGVAHPPGWLSDPDVALYSVASIVCWQMLGFCVVVYLAGLQGVPAELLEAAEIDGAGPLRRFRAVTWPLLAPSLTINTVVLLISAFKTYDYVKVITNGGPGSGATATIAFDVLQTGFDANHVGYASAMAVLMLVIVAVVTSVVLNVLRRREVDL, from the coding sequence TTGGCCGCCGTCGTCTCCCCGCCCGCGGCGCCGAGCGCGCGCCGCTCCCCCGCCCACCGCCGGCGTCGCAAGCCGGTCCTGCCGCGGGTGTGGCACTTCGCGTCGTTCGGCGCGCCGGGCGTGCTCGTGTACCTGTGTTTCGTGATGGCGCCGATCCTGATCAGCTTCGGGTACAGCCTCACGAACTACAACCCGTTCAACCCGCCGGTGAAGTTCGTCGGCTTCGGCAACTACCAGCTTCTCTTCACCGACGAACAGTTCCTGACCGCGTTGAAGGTCACGACGATCCTGACGGTGATCGTCGTCGTCGTGCCCAACGTCCTGGGGCTCGGCGTGGCGTTGCTGCTGGACCGGAAAGGCTGGCTGTACAACGCTTTGCGGAGCGTGTTCTTCACCCCGGTGATCCTCAGCTCGGTCGTCGTCTCGATCGTGTGGTCGCGGCTGCTCGACGACCAGGGTCCGCTGAACAACCTGCTCCGCGCGCTCGGTGTCGCGCATCCGCCGGGCTGGCTGTCCGATCCGGACGTCGCGCTGTACTCGGTGGCGTCGATCGTGTGCTGGCAGATGCTCGGGTTCTGCGTCGTCGTCTACCTGGCCGGGTTGCAGGGCGTGCCCGCGGAGTTGCTGGAGGCGGCGGAGATCGACGGCGCCGGGCCGCTGCGCCGGTTCCGCGCGGTGACGTGGCCGCTGCTGGCGCCGTCGCTGACGATCAACACGGTGGTGCTGCTGATCTCGGCGTTCAAGACTTACGACTACGTCAAGGTGATCACCAACGGCGGCCCGGGTTCCGGCGCGACGGCGACGATCGCGTTCGACGTGCTGCAGACGGGGTTCGACGCCAACCACGTCGGCTACGCGTCCGCGATGGCGGTGCTGATGCTGGTGATCGTGGCGGTCGTGACGAGCGTGGTGCTCAATGTCCTGCGCCGCCGGGAGGTGGACCTGTGA
- a CDS encoding extracellular solute-binding protein has translation MRRFLALGAAALLAVSACSVGSNTGSGGDAEITFLTFETPNLTPAYWDAAIKRVTDKNPGIKVKKLVAPTADGRTSYAKQLLQSGQFPDVMIAVDSAGFAEAGNLYAWSPDELKDFQFPEANPVKGKFYQLPANTQTIPPVYYNKKMFADAGIAAPPKTWDELVADAGKLKDKGYPPFTIGGGKDGFPSSMILSGLVSTEVYNTMPDWLTQRRQDKVKFTDPAFQHAFAKLADLAAKGYVDKTSVSRDYAATEQAFLDGKGAMYPMGNWFAANADSKKHDFEIGVFNFPTEDGKLVVPAYTGGGMIVNAKATHLDAAKKFALGFQLDKDQLDASVKADGLFPAIKGYTPPADVGPTFKAGYDLYTQAVQQNAVVHAFRWETADDGLLPGMKDKVDQAAQDVITGRKSVADACAFLDTEWAKAG, from the coding sequence ATGAGAAGGTTCCTGGCGCTGGGGGCAGCGGCGCTCCTGGCGGTGAGCGCGTGCTCGGTCGGCTCGAACACCGGCAGCGGCGGCGACGCGGAGATCACCTTCCTGACGTTCGAGACCCCGAACCTGACCCCGGCCTACTGGGACGCCGCCATCAAGCGCGTCACGGACAAGAACCCGGGGATCAAGGTGAAGAAGCTCGTCGCGCCGACCGCGGACGGGCGGACGTCGTACGCGAAGCAGCTCCTGCAGTCCGGTCAGTTCCCGGACGTCATGATCGCCGTCGACTCGGCGGGCTTCGCCGAAGCGGGCAACCTCTACGCGTGGTCGCCCGACGAGCTCAAGGACTTCCAGTTCCCCGAGGCCAACCCGGTGAAGGGCAAGTTCTACCAGCTGCCGGCGAACACCCAGACCATCCCGCCGGTCTACTACAACAAGAAGATGTTCGCCGACGCCGGCATCGCCGCGCCACCGAAGACGTGGGACGAGCTGGTCGCCGACGCGGGAAAGCTCAAGGACAAGGGCTACCCGCCGTTCACCATCGGCGGCGGCAAGGACGGCTTCCCGTCGTCGATGATCCTCTCCGGTCTGGTCAGCACCGAGGTCTACAACACGATGCCGGACTGGCTGACCCAGCGCCGTCAGGACAAGGTCAAGTTCACCGATCCGGCGTTCCAGCACGCGTTCGCGAAGCTGGCGGACCTCGCGGCGAAGGGGTACGTGGACAAGACGAGCGTGTCCCGCGACTACGCGGCGACCGAGCAGGCGTTCCTCGACGGCAAGGGCGCGATGTACCCGATGGGCAACTGGTTCGCCGCCAACGCCGACAGCAAGAAGCACGACTTCGAGATCGGCGTGTTCAACTTCCCCACCGAGGACGGGAAGCTCGTCGTCCCGGCGTACACCGGCGGCGGCATGATCGTCAACGCGAAGGCCACGCACCTGGACGCGGCCAAGAAGTTCGCGCTCGGTTTCCAGCTCGACAAGGACCAGCTGGACGCGTCGGTCAAGGCCGACGGCCTCTTCCCGGCGATCAAAGGCTACACGCCGCCCGCGGACGTCGGCCCGACCTTCAAGGCCGGCTACGACCTCTACACGCAGGCCGTGCAGCAGAACGCCGTGGTGCACGCGTTCCGCTGGGAGACCGCCGACGACGGCCTGCTGCCCGGCATGAAGGACAAGGTCGACCAGGCCGCCCAGGACGTCATCACCGGCCGCAAGTCCGTGGCCGACGCGTGCGCGTTCCTGGACACCGAGTGGGCGAAGGCGGGCTGA
- a CDS encoding alpha-galactosidase, whose protein sequence is MGEIRFLEDHRTWVLTGTSSTYALRLDEDDVPAHVYWGPPLAAADVVELAGKTLPWWDGFNDPNEGLGELAADGGTRYWTPALQVRFADGTRALEWRYETHEITGDHLAIRCTDRHYPFRITLHYRLRGDVVERWTELAADTEAEVIRADSATWALPVFEDYRLSHVTGRWAAETQLRRVPAPHGETVFASRRGITGHHANPWVMVDDGTATERHGEVYGVALAWSGSWRLTTTRSSTGRLTVSGGFGQDGVVHRVGPGKPLTTPIAAGLYTRGGFGAASRAWHAYVLDHVLPHPGELRPVLYNSWEATGFDVTEAGQRALAERAAALGVELFVMDDGWFGARTGDHAGLGDWQVNRERFPDGLGPLVEAVHGLGMKFGIWVEPEMVNPDSDLYRAHPDWVLHHPHRRRSELRNQLVLNFARPDVAAWARGWLDRLVGEHGIDFLKWDMNRPFSEAGWPGEADQDRLWVDHTRAVYALMDRLRADHPGLRIEACSGGGGRIDLGVLARTDQVWTSDNTDALDRLRIQHGYSHVYPARAMSAWVTDNPNFVTARSVPLRFRFHVAMAGVLGVGGDIVRWPVEDVALARDLIALYKDIRPVVQHGAQYRLRPPADDGVTALQYVHGGRAVVFAYRQAAHFNAPERPLRLDGLDPAARYRDADTGRTHSGAVLLAHGLVPALPAGDFASTVVRLDRIKI, encoded by the coding sequence ATGGGCGAGATCCGCTTCCTCGAAGACCACCGCACGTGGGTGCTCACCGGCACGTCGAGCACTTACGCGCTGCGGCTCGACGAAGACGATGTCCCGGCGCACGTGTACTGGGGTCCCCCGCTCGCCGCCGCCGACGTCGTCGAGCTGGCCGGGAAAACGCTTCCCTGGTGGGACGGCTTCAACGACCCGAACGAAGGGCTCGGCGAACTCGCCGCCGACGGCGGCACCCGGTACTGGACGCCCGCTCTGCAAGTCCGCTTCGCCGACGGAACGCGTGCCCTCGAATGGCGGTACGAGACGCACGAGATCACCGGCGACCACCTCGCGATCCGGTGCACCGACCGGCACTATCCCTTCCGGATCACCCTGCACTACCGGCTGCGGGGCGACGTCGTCGAACGCTGGACCGAGCTCGCCGCGGACACCGAAGCCGAGGTGATCCGGGCGGACTCGGCGACCTGGGCGCTGCCGGTGTTCGAGGACTACCGGCTCAGCCACGTCACCGGCCGCTGGGCCGCGGAAACCCAGCTGCGGCGGGTGCCCGCGCCGCACGGCGAGACCGTGTTCGCCAGCCGTCGCGGCATCACCGGCCACCACGCCAACCCGTGGGTGATGGTCGACGACGGGACGGCGACCGAGCGGCACGGCGAGGTCTACGGCGTCGCGCTGGCGTGGAGCGGGTCGTGGCGCCTGACCACCACGCGCTCGTCCACCGGACGGCTGACCGTGAGCGGCGGCTTCGGGCAGGACGGCGTCGTCCACCGCGTCGGGCCGGGAAAGCCGCTGACCACGCCGATCGCGGCCGGGCTGTACACGCGGGGCGGCTTCGGCGCGGCCAGCCGGGCGTGGCACGCCTACGTCCTCGACCACGTCCTGCCCCATCCCGGGGAACTGCGCCCGGTGCTGTACAACTCGTGGGAAGCCACGGGTTTCGACGTCACGGAAGCCGGGCAGCGCGCGCTCGCCGAGCGGGCCGCCGCGCTCGGCGTCGAGCTGTTCGTCATGGACGACGGCTGGTTCGGCGCCCGCACCGGCGACCACGCCGGGCTCGGTGACTGGCAGGTCAACCGCGAGCGCTTCCCCGATGGCCTCGGGCCGCTGGTCGAGGCCGTGCACGGCCTGGGCATGAAGTTCGGCATCTGGGTCGAGCCCGAGATGGTCAACCCCGACAGCGACCTCTACCGCGCGCACCCGGACTGGGTGCTGCACCACCCGCACCGGCGCCGGTCCGAGCTGCGCAACCAGCTGGTCCTCAACTTCGCGCGACCCGACGTCGCCGCGTGGGCGCGCGGCTGGCTCGACCGGCTCGTCGGCGAACACGGCATCGACTTCCTCAAGTGGGACATGAACCGCCCGTTCAGCGAGGCCGGCTGGCCCGGCGAAGCGGACCAGGATCGGCTGTGGGTCGACCACACGCGGGCGGTGTACGCGCTCATGGACCGCCTGCGCGCGGACCACCCGGGGTTGCGGATCGAGGCGTGCAGCGGCGGGGGCGGCCGGATCGACCTCGGTGTGCTCGCGCGCACCGACCAGGTCTGGACCTCCGACAACACCGACGCCCTCGACCGGCTGCGGATCCAGCACGGCTACAGCCACGTCTACCCGGCACGGGCGATGTCGGCGTGGGTCACCGACAACCCGAACTTCGTGACGGCCCGCTCGGTGCCGCTGCGGTTCCGGTTCCACGTCGCGATGGCCGGCGTCCTCGGCGTCGGCGGCGACATCGTGCGCTGGCCCGTCGAGGACGTCGCGCTCGCCCGGGACCTGATCGCGCTGTACAAGGACATCCGCCCGGTGGTGCAGCACGGCGCCCAGTACCGGCTGCGGCCGCCGGCCGACGACGGCGTCACCGCGCTCCAGTACGTCCACGGCGGCCGGGCGGTCGTCTTCGCCTACCGGCAGGCCGCGCACTTCAACGCGCCGGAGCGCCCGCTGCGGCTCGACGGCCTCGACCCGGCCGCGCGCTACCGCGACGCGGACACCGGCCGCACGCACAGCGGGGCCGTCCTGCTCGCGCACGGCCTCGTCCCCGCTCTGCCCGCCGGGGACTTCGCCAGCACTGTGGTCCGTCTCGACCGGATAAAGATCTGA
- a CDS encoding methionyl-tRNA formyltransferase: MRVAMFGYQTWGHRTLQALIDAGHEIALVVTHPKSDHAYERIWADSVADLAAAHGIRVLLRNRPDDAELLAELTAADLDLIVANNWRTWLPPEIFGLPRHGTLNVHDSLLPAYAGFSPLIWAMINGEPEVGVTAHMMDGELDAGDIVVQRAIPVGPADTTTDLFHRTVALIAPITTEAIQLIESGYTPVPQDRSKASFFHKRAARDSLVDWTSPPEDIERFVRALSDPYPNAFTYHRGEQLRITKASVSKGHYGGTPGRVFIREGDGVVIVAGPGARRGRSPGLVVERVRTADGTDLPAAEYFKTMGGYLTGRP; this comes from the coding sequence ATGCGCGTGGCGATGTTCGGCTACCAGACCTGGGGGCACCGGACCCTCCAGGCGCTCATCGACGCGGGCCACGAGATCGCCCTCGTGGTGACGCACCCGAAGAGCGACCACGCCTACGAGCGCATCTGGGCCGACTCGGTCGCCGACCTCGCCGCCGCCCACGGCATCCGCGTCCTGCTGCGGAACCGGCCGGACGACGCCGAGCTGCTCGCCGAGCTGACCGCGGCGGACCTCGACCTGATCGTGGCGAACAACTGGCGCACCTGGCTGCCGCCGGAGATCTTCGGCCTGCCGCGCCACGGCACCCTCAACGTCCACGACTCGCTGCTGCCGGCGTACGCGGGCTTCTCGCCCCTGATCTGGGCGATGATCAACGGCGAGCCCGAGGTCGGCGTCACCGCCCACATGATGGACGGCGAGCTGGACGCGGGCGACATCGTCGTGCAGCGCGCGATCCCGGTCGGGCCCGCCGACACGACGACCGACCTGTTCCACCGCACCGTGGCTCTGATCGCGCCGATCACCACCGAAGCCATCCAGCTGATCGAGAGCGGCTACACGCCGGTGCCGCAGGACCGGTCGAAGGCGAGCTTCTTCCACAAGCGCGCGGCGCGGGACAGCCTCGTCGACTGGACTTCGCCGCCCGAGGACATCGAGCGGTTCGTGCGCGCGCTGTCCGACCCGTACCCCAACGCGTTCACCTACCACCGCGGCGAACAGCTGCGGATCACCAAGGCGTCGGTGTCGAAGGGCCACTACGGCGGCACGCCCGGCCGCGTCTTCATCCGCGAGGGCGACGGCGTGGTGATCGTGGCCGGCCCCGGGGCCCGGCGCGGGCGGTCCCCCGGCCTGGTCGTCGAGCGCGTCCGCACCGCGGACGGCACCGACCTGCCCGCGGCCGAGTACTTCAAGACGATGGGCGGCTACCTCACCGGCCGCCCCTGA
- a CDS encoding lysine N(6)-hydroxylase/L-ornithine N(5)-oxygenase family protein: MTAVAGEQVPLYDVVGVGFGPSNLALAIALAEHNAGPGTPVTAHFLERQPRFGWHRGMLIDTATMQVSFLKDLVTMRNPTSEFSFLSYLHAAGRLVDFINHKNLFPLRVEFHDYFEWAAAKVDDVVSYGTEVVAVKPVHDGAEIAYFDVQASDGSSLRARNLVVGTGLRPRLPDGVTAGPRVWHNSELLFRLDALRGTDPRRFVVVGAGQSAAEVAALLHDEFPRAEVCAVFARYGYSPADDSSFANRIFDPDAVDQFYRAGEPVKDRLMRYHGATNYSAVDVDLIDELYRRVYREKVLGVRRLRLFNVSRPVEVTDAGTVTVESLTTGERTVLAADAVVYATGYRPADPTSLLGELAARCRRDDEGRLRVERDYRIATEPALRGGIYLQGGTEHTHGITSSLLSNTAVRVGEILRSIVDRRVVAEPPEYAVSAR; the protein is encoded by the coding sequence ATGACTGCAGTGGCCGGCGAACAGGTTCCGCTCTACGACGTCGTCGGGGTGGGCTTCGGGCCGTCGAACCTGGCCCTCGCGATCGCGCTCGCCGAGCACAACGCCGGCCCGGGCACGCCGGTGACCGCGCACTTCCTCGAGCGGCAACCGCGGTTCGGCTGGCACCGCGGGATGCTCATCGACACCGCCACCATGCAGGTCTCGTTCCTCAAGGACCTGGTCACCATGCGGAACCCGACCAGCGAATTCAGCTTCCTCAGCTACCTGCACGCGGCCGGCAGGCTCGTCGACTTCATCAACCACAAGAACCTGTTCCCGCTGCGCGTCGAGTTCCACGACTACTTCGAGTGGGCGGCGGCGAAGGTCGACGACGTCGTCTCCTACGGGACCGAAGTCGTCGCGGTGAAGCCGGTCCACGACGGTGCCGAGATCGCGTACTTCGACGTCCAGGCGTCGGACGGCTCGTCGCTGCGGGCCCGCAACCTGGTGGTGGGCACCGGCCTGCGGCCCCGGCTGCCCGACGGCGTCACGGCCGGGCCCCGCGTCTGGCACAACAGCGAGCTGCTGTTCCGCCTGGACGCCTTGCGCGGCACCGATCCGCGCCGGTTCGTCGTGGTCGGCGCCGGCCAGAGCGCGGCGGAGGTCGCGGCGCTGCTGCACGACGAGTTCCCGCGTGCCGAAGTGTGCGCGGTGTTCGCGCGCTACGGCTACAGCCCGGCCGACGACAGCTCGTTCGCCAACCGCATCTTCGACCCCGACGCCGTCGACCAGTTCTACCGCGCGGGCGAGCCGGTCAAGGACCGCCTGATGCGCTACCACGGGGCGACCAACTACTCCGCCGTCGACGTCGACCTCATCGACGAGCTGTACCGCCGGGTCTACCGCGAGAAGGTGCTCGGGGTGCGACGCCTGCGGTTGTTCAACGTCTCGCGCCCGGTGGAGGTGACCGACGCGGGGACGGTGACCGTCGAATCCCTGACCACCGGCGAGCGCACGGTGCTGGCGGCCGACGCGGTCGTCTACGCCACCGGGTACCGGCCCGCGGACCCGACGTCGCTGCTCGGCGAGCTGGCCGCGCGCTGCCGGCGCGACGACGAGGGCCGGCTGCGGGTCGAACGCGACTACCGGATCGCGACGGAACCCGCCCTGCGCGGCGGGATCTACCTGCAGGGCGGGACCGAGCACACGCACGGCATCACGTCGTCGCTGCTGTCGAACACGGCGGTGCGGGTGGGCGAGATCCTCAGGTCCATTGTGGACCGCCGGGTGGTCGCGGAGCCGCCGGAGTACGCCGTCAGCGCGCGCTGA